In the Oncorhynchus tshawytscha isolate Ot180627B linkage group LG17, Otsh_v2.0, whole genome shotgun sequence genome, one interval contains:
- the LOC112216841 gene encoding small lysine-rich protein 1 isoform X2, translating to MPTQSTKSRKSRSKRPVKKAERRRSSKKRSVSAKATKSEVDILSPAAMQNVYYISHNAVDCLAFRGFGWPKSTKKKTGGMKGKKPKNKK from the exons ATG CCTACACAatcaacaaaatccagaaaatcaaggTCAAAAAGGCCTGTCAAAAAGGCCGAGAGGAGGAGGTCATCCAAGAAGAGATCAGTCAGTGCCAAAGCCACCAAGTCAGAAGTGGACATTCTCAGTCCAGCAGCCATGCAGAATGTTTACTACATTTCCCACAATGCAGTTGACTGTCTGGCGTTCCGAGGCTTTGGATGGCCTAAGTCAACTAAAAAGAAAACAGGAGGAATGAAGGGCAAGAAACCAAAAAACAAAAAGTGA
- the LOC112216841 gene encoding small lysine-rich protein 1 isoform X1: MVCPQPTQSTKSRKSRSKRPVKKAERRRSSKKRSVSAKATKSEVDILSPAAMQNVYYISHNAVDCLAFRGFGWPKSTKKKTGGMKGKKPKNKK, encoded by the coding sequence ATGGTTTGTCCGCAGCCTACACAatcaacaaaatccagaaaatcaaggTCAAAAAGGCCTGTCAAAAAGGCCGAGAGGAGGAGGTCATCCAAGAAGAGATCAGTCAGTGCCAAAGCCACCAAGTCAGAAGTGGACATTCTCAGTCCAGCAGCCATGCAGAATGTTTACTACATTTCCCACAATGCAGTTGACTGTCTGGCGTTCCGAGGCTTTGGATGGCCTAAGTCAACTAAAAAGAAAACAGGAGGAATGAAGGGCAAGAAACCAAAAAACAAAAAGTGA